GCATACACAGAGAGTCTTCTATGTAGGCTAGTATTGTCTGGACCAAGTACTGGATAGATGGCACATGTTCTACCGATAAGCAATAGGACGATAATTAAACAGGCCAACTGAAAATTTTCAGGTAGAAAATAGTAATGCCAAAAGAATGAGTACATACGGTGCATCCCAGTCGGTAGTGTCCTCGTTAACAAGATGTGTCCACTTTGTTCTGCCACTCCGCCCGAAATGCTTGACTTGCATGACCTTGGGCAAGATGCTCTTGTCCATCTTATCTTCACCGGTGGGCGCAGAGAAATCACGGGTGTATATAGCATCTCTACCAGCTGACTGGCTGACGTCATCACCGCCTTCCTGGAAGAAGGCACCCTTGTGGTAGTACTTCTGCATAAAGTTCCACTTCTGCTTGGACTTCTGGAGAGAAGGTTTCGGGTTCTTCTTCTCCCATTCTCGGCGCTCCTCCTCGGTCATATTCCTCACCTTGTCAATCTCTTCCTTCTCCTTCAGCCTCGCATACCTTTCCTCCCTGTCCCTCTTAATCCGCGCCATCTCACGGTTCTTCCATGACTCATACTCCTCGGCTTCGTTCTGCTCATCATCCGTGTCGACATCCTCAATGCTAGCATCCTCGTTAAGCGCCTTCTGAATGTGCTCGTCCTTCCTAATCTCCTCCACCACAATCTGCCTGGTCTCGATCTTCCTAGCCTCGAGCCTCTTCCTGATGGTCTCCTCCACctgccgctcctcctcctccagccgCTCGCGCTCGGCGATGGTGTCCCGCTGCGCCTTGGGTATGAACACGGGCTTCACCATGGCCATGCCCATCTGCTCGTCCTCCGAGTCGGTCTCGTACTCGGATTCCTCCGACTCCTGCACATCATCCTCTAGCGGCTCATCCTCCTGCGGGagcagctcctcctcctcctgctccctgAGGCGCTGCCTCTCCTTGATcctccgccgcctctcctcctgcgcgtcctcgtcgtcctcctcctccacctggGCCTCCTGCCTGTCCCGCTCCTCCTCGGCGGTGGACACGATCTCGGCCTGCCGGATGCGGCGGTGGTCGGCCCGGAGCTCCTCCTTGTTCTCCGCGCGCGTCTCCGCGAGGCGCCGGAGCCGCCGGTCGTCCTTGGGGGGGCGGTCGCGGTCGCGGTCCCCTTCCTCGGCCTTGGGGAACGCCTCGTCGAGGGAGACCTTGGCCGCCCGGAGATCGATGTCGTCCTCGGCCTCCTCGGCCCACTCGGGCTTCTTTCCCGGCCAGTAGCGCTTCACCTTGGTCTGGCCGATCTTGCCCCGGAGCTTGTCGCGCACCGCGATGGCCGCATCGCTGACCCCCGCCGCCACGGACATGGCGCTCGCGCTCGGCCGCTGGACTGCTTGGGGCGGTGACGGGGAGGGACTCGGGGAAGGCGGTGTCCAACCCTAATAAAGCGAAGACAAATCCGAGCAGGCTAGGGTTTGATTGCCGAGGGAAGGAAAGAAGCGCGTCTGATATGGATccggtggaggggaggaagggctCCTTGGGCGGTGCTTTggtggggggtgggagggggcGGAGGCGGTGGAGGTGGAGGTTCCGGCGGCGCCGCCAGAGGAGGTCGAGCCTTCCGGAACGGGGATGAGAAGAGGGGAGCCGGGCGCCTGCGCGTGAGGCCTGGGGCGGGGGAAGGGCTTGGAGGGGGGCCGTGTGAGAATAGAAAAGGGCCCTGAGGCCGTGTAGACCACTGCCTGCGACCAAGCGGACCGCCTTACCGAGGCCCACCGCTGGGACTTCTCTCGGCCCAGCTACTTTTCAATCCAAAATCAAACACTTCTCAAATTCCGTAAAAAGCAGTTTTAAAACGCCATCCAAACTCCAAACGGATAAAACCAATTTAACTGCTGCTCACTGCGTCAAGTTGCTGGAAAAACGCCATCCAACCATGGCTGCATTATAAGCGCGCAAAGTATACCAAGTTTGAAATATTTAGTAAAAGAAAGGAGTCTAGCATCTCTCTTTTTTTTTAGGCAATCACACGAACCTTTATTATGATGTCACAATGTTTACAGGACGAACAAAAGATCTTCGGGGTGTCCTAACCAAACATGGCGGCCCACCCCTAACTTGAGAGCATGCTTCGCTAGATTGCAAGCCTCGAAATTCGAGCTCCTAAACTCATGGACGAAATTACAAAGGATAAAAGAACTACTAGGCTCTATGATGCTACCAGGCTTCAGGTCACCCACCAGGCCAGCGGTCCAGCTCAGGAGGGTCTGTCCGGGCTTCAAAAGACAGTTTTTCCTTTAAAAAAAGAAGACATTTTTGCCATATAGGAGCTTGCGAGTATCTGATGAAATGCATCTCCGGCTTGCTTGTACGACACTAACATGGAACGTACAGATTGAAAACAAGACTAACATCAACAGCTCATGTCATATGTCGTACAAGGATCGTAAAACTTTCATCGTACACGTGTAGCATCCCTCGAGCACCATAGCCTGCTTCCTTATGAAGGGTTTGCGACAAGTCGTTTGCTTCCTCTGTAACATCTGTTTCAGGATAGTCCAACTTCAGGAGTCGGAGCATCCTTCTCTGAGACAAACACACCAAACAGCTTCAGGAGTCGGATCATCATCATCCGTATGCGGTGATCACCAAGACGTAACAGAAAACCACAGCCATGGGTGGGCAACCGGTTGAGATGTCAAACAGCAGGTTGTTCTTGAACTTCTCCCAACCAGACGCGCAGGCACCTGTATGGGGCACATAGAAAGGTCAGTTCAGCAAAACAAGAAGAGGGGAATAAGAGTATTGTTCGCCGACAGACGGCCATTTTACCTGGCACACCCTTGGGATCATTCGTGCCGTCGTAGAAGGAGACGATGGAAGTATATGAAAGATGGTTTTGGCAATTTCTGTGGAGGCGCATATAGCGAAATTGCAATGGAGCCGCCCTTCAAGCAGATATGATCTTCTGTCCGAAGTTCTGAACAACTGTGCGCCTGAAATAATGGTGGAAGCAATTGTTACAGAAAGATAAAAATGGTGTTTAAAAACTTCAAGCAACCAACGCGAGGGATTTCGCTGTATGTCAGTCAGAAGGAAATGTTGTATGGGATGGTAAGTAGTTATTTTCAACTTGACAGCTAGTTATGAGTATGTACGTATGAAGGGTAGTCTGGCAGTTTTTCAGAAAAGAAAGCAAATCATTATCTGAAAAGAAAGCAGTTATGAAAAACGCCTCGTCGAGGGAGACCCTGGCCGCCCGG
The Aegilops tauschii subsp. strangulata cultivar AL8/78 chromosome 3, Aet v6.0, whole genome shotgun sequence genome window above contains:
- the LOC109769969 gene encoding uncharacterized protein, whose amino-acid sequence is MSVAAGVSDAAIAVRDKLRGKIGQTKVKRYWPGKKPEWAEEAEDDIDLRAAKVSLDEAFPKAEEGDRDRDRPPKDDRRLRRLAETRAENKEELRADHRRIRQAEIVSTAEEERDRQEAQVEEEDDEDAQEERRRRIKERQRLREQEEEELLPQEDEPLEDDVQESEESEYETDSEDEQMGMAMVKPVFIPKAQRDTIAERERLEEEERQVEETIRKRLEARKIETRQIVVEEIRKDEHIQKALNEDASIEDVDTDDEQNEAEEYESWKNREMARIKRDREERYARLKEKEEIDKVRNMTEEERREWEKKNPKPSLQKSKQKWNFMQKYYHKGAFFQEGGDDVSQSAGRDAIYTRDFSAPTGEDKMDKSILPKVMQVKHFGRSGRTKWTHLVNEDTTDWDAPWATNGPLRTKYNAKMAGMNAPIAKPKGSKKMKDWDTKRDD